The genomic segment AAATGGAAGTTATGGAGCTCGTTTAACTTATCGtgcgattaactgatttattgcctGAATACAGGTAATGAAAATAtgctagtgtgtgtgtgtgtgtggggggggggggctgacCCGCTGGAGGCCTGGGGCTGGCCGGAGAACAGGTCCACAGGGTCAGCGTTGGGACAGGAGGCTCCAGCCAGCTCTTCGGTGATGAGGGAGAAGTCGCTGCTCAGACTGGTGATGCTGCCGCGGTCCCTGGACCCTGAgcacagcagcagaaccagaactctcATCACCACGGCAACAGGAACCACGGGAGGAACACCCTCCACTCGTCATTTAGACCTCACAGCTGAACAGACCCGGACAAAAGTCTTCATACATCAAGGTTCATCAGTGTGTCGCTAATGCTCTATACCAGCAGgaacttttgattttaaattttacacacGTGTCatccatttaaaaagaaaatccgtCGCTTCTTTCCACATGTCAACAACAACTGCTCTTGTTGTCAGCGTAACGGTGAAGATATTGAGCATTTATCAACATTGTGCATCTTTAAGAGTTCAACCTTTTCTTCAGATGAAATAGGTATGGTCAATCTAATTATAATCCTAGCAAAAGTGTGTGTCCACAAGCAGAaaaggagtgaaaaaaaaaatcccctcatGTAAGAAACTTATTTGTCATCACAAGTTGCCTCTGTtgcaaaacttaatttaaataatcagaaacgtggaaaaacaaaactatctcATAAGCAGACCCCTCTGCTATACtgtttacttttgttgtttGCGTAGAGTAAAATGTActattattttaagattttttccCCAGATCATACTACTTTCCAGTTTTATGAGCCTTGACCATTTGTGTATAAAAGCCCTAAGCAGAGCTGTACTTTAAATCTCGTACTGCTTATTGTGCAGGGACAACacatctaatttatttatgtataaatatatttcacttttatactttattttactttaggcCTTTGAGTAagttactctttttttattatctttatacTATTCttccgttttttttctttaatgtaatCTGATATTACTTATTGTGTCAAAGATCTATCTTTGTAATGTTATTTGTTCAAAACAATGCaagttttaaattgaaataaggTTCCTTCAGCAGCCGCGTAACTAAGGACTCCTTCCTGTCTCTAGGGTTCAGGGGCAGCCGTTGCGTTTCAGAGCAGGTGGACGTACTCAGCCGGCAGAGGTCCTCCACAGTGAAGTCACTGTCTTTGAAGTGGGAGTTTTTCCTCCTGAAAAGTGACAAAGATCAACAGAAATGTGTCAAAGTGACGAAAGATCTCGGACGACGAGAAAcggagcgagagagagagggaagtgGGCGTCACCTCTGTTTCCTGACAGCAGAGAACTTCTCTGAGACGATGTGCTTCAAAAAattgaagcaaaaaaagaaaatctgagggAGAGAAACATTCTGCGTTACGGACGGAAAGAAACTCCCGAAAGCAGAGTTTAGAGGTGTGGAGCGGGAATACCTCTTCCCCTTTGGAGAGTCGATCTGGCAGCATGtgactggaaaaataaaagacacaaatagCAGCCATACAGCAACGTTAATGGGCAACTCATGCTAACATATTAGCTAGAACAACCTAACCTCCTCACTTTCTTCTACTACTCTCCAATTTGCATTAATTGCTGTTATTTCAACTGTTAAACCGTGTTTTCTCTCAGTTatgttctgattggctgagttACCACTCAGCTGCTAGCTTCTACTGCTGCTAGTGCAGATGAAGGGATCGGTTTACCCGAAGAGAAACCAGTCATAAGCAATGGTCAGGTAGAGGATCTCAGCAGGCTCCAGGTTGGCGTGCACGGCGCCGTCCtgtgaagacaacaggaagtctcagCTTTCTGAGAGGGGAGGACGAGAGGACGAGAGGAGAGGACTTACTGCCCACAGGGAGAGTCTGAGGAGGGAAACAAACAGCGGTGTTCGGTCCCAGCCTGATATGCAGTGCACCAGCAGCCCGCTGTcatctgaaacataaaacaccCTTCAGGGACGAGTCTCTAGGACAAGAAACGAGGACAAACTCGAGCCATCTGGAACATTGTCAACATGGAAGAGGTTAGCGCGTCATCCAGAGGGCAAAACTGATCAGCTTCCTCCTCTGACAGGAAGCGGCTGCTTTTGGTCGTATAGTCAGCTGAGTTGCCATGTATGCAGGACACCAGAACCTCAATGACCCGATCGTCACGCTTCAGAGAGAATGGGACGCTAGGGCACGGCTCAGCAGACGAGAAGTCGACTCGCTAACAGCGAGAGATGTCATCGTGGAGCTGTATGACAGGCCAGACTGCCACGCAGCGGCGCCACCTGTtggccctctgaccaccagcaGCAGGCAAGACAGGTGAAATGTCTTGCCCAATGGACACAACGACAGAGACAGACGTAGCGGAATCAAATTTCTACCACCGTTGCGGCCATTGCCCAGAGTGACTGGGCGATGCTTGCGTCATTGACTGAACACCCTACTGGGTTTCCCTTTGATCGAAAAGTTGAACtgatttgaataataaactggaTTACTGGGATCGTTTGGAAATGAATTGAAATGTTGTGAACCGGTGGGAATGACCCGGAGTGAGGCTATGAGCGAATGCGAGCGCAGCCGGTCCAGACCCAACCAACCCCCTGCAGCCACAGGCTCCCTTACCATCGCTGTTGATGATGTGGAGGAGCAGCTTCAGGTAGTTCTGGGTCTGCTCCACCAGGTCCCACGACTGGATCCGtccatgcacacacagacacatcaaagaatgaaaacaatcGCCTCGGCGCCCCTTCAGCAACGCTAGGCTACGGCTTTGAACAAACCAACGCTATTCTTCCTCGCCCACTCTAGAATTACAAACGGTGGACATGTTTGGTGAAAatcaaacactgaaaacattttaaacattttctgtggtTAAATTATCACTTGGAAAGTTTCAGCACCGTGTTGAAACAAACAGGTGTGTCTCTATAAGTAGGAATATCATAGGAAGTTCTTGATTTCTGGAATCCAATTCAAAAAGTGAGACTATTTTAAAGTTCATGACACCGGCATGCAACAACACGGTGTTGCCTGTCAGAGGCTTCCGCAGAAccgctgtaatacagactgctactggagactcttcctgcccacagccatcagcCTCTATAATCAGTTTAAAGAAACTTAAAGgtgtaatatttaatttccttttcgGATCgataaaaattaaactgaattatttcatgcaattaaaaatcaaacatgagAATATGAcattccataaaaataaaaaaaaagaaattactagAGAAATGTGGGCCTCTGATCAGGAGCTTTACAGTATCTGCTCTCAGTAGTTGGTCTGGCACGCTAGTCTGTAGTCTTCCTCATGAAGAAAAGTAGCgctactttaacatatttttactcaagcaagagtaaaaaaagtagTTGGTAAAATGTCTACTCGAGTActaagtaactgatcaaattatcaatcatttaatagttaaaaatgacagacagacaaaaataaaacgttaCGTGAAAATTTTGGCATCTTAAGGACCagaatgacaataattcatatacaTAGCGAAAAGATTttacaaaatcaagcaaaagaaaatttttcttttgattaaaaaaaaaaaaaagatacaaattcaacaaaatattactcaagagtagcgatacttcataataaaattactcaagtaaaagtcaaaattacagtgtagtataaaaaaaactcctaaaagTCACTTTTGTCAAAGgagttactcaaataaatgttactCAGTAAATGTAGCAAGACACCCAACTCCAgccaaaactaaacaaatctaGAATAAGAGAACATTTTATTGGTCTATTCTCTATTTCTGGGAAACTGAATTTTGCGTTTGTTTTAGCTTTAAGctgtaacatttacatttagacGATTTTATCCTAAGTGATTAACAGTGAATATTAATGCTAACAACAAGCTACTTattcattttgaataaaaaaaacagaatatatcCTTCTGTTTGCATTACACTTAcgagtttaactttttttaatcgaaaacaaatacatttcacattttcttttcatttgagAGCGAGTTGTGGAGTTGGAAAGGCTGCCGAGTCAGATCCTTCCCAGTtttgccactagatggcactaAAATACCTCCAAACCCCAAGACCAGAGAAGAAACGGGAAGAGAAAGGGACCGCGGCGGCAGAGGAGGAGAGCCGACCTGGTACCGAGTCCAGTCGATGTTCAGGTTCTGAGAGAAGCGCGCGGGGATGGTCAGGGGAGCGTCCACGAAGTCCTGGCAACGgagagacacagacacacacgtcACCACCCGTCCTAAGCACACACCGGGCCGGGGGAAGAAGCAGAACCGGTACCTGATTCCAGTTGAACACCAGGCCCTCCGCCGTGTAGTCTCTGTCTTTGTAGTCCTTGAAAAACTCGCAGCCTGAAAAGAACGAGAAAGACTTTTACTCCCAAAAGACGACAAGCTCCGCCCCCCACCGTCCTTTAACAAACTACTAAACATGATtcttattggtctgatgtaatactCTGACCTTAAATGTCGCGTTTTTATTGGCTGAAAGCAGAAAATCGTAAATACGTCAAATAAAAGACAATCTGTGGAAATAACTCCACGTAGCGTGTTGGGAGCTTTGGCCTGCcacaatacatttttctggacaataaattgtccagGAAGGTATTGCCacaaacgataatattgttgttttgagatcttTTTCCAAGTAATATAGTGATAATGGCATAAGGATAATGCAAGAATGCATTCTCATAGATTAACAAACTTTATATTCTAATGAACTTTTAAacaactggaactggaagacataaatatccaaaataaataaataaaaagaaataaaattaattataaagtatctgtaaacaaaattatctttcaaaagaaaaagtactAGTTGAGAAAGAAGACTTTTGCTacccagtttttggtagaaagggaaaataaatgataaattcaaacatttaaatttatcatgcaactaaatgatttattgcttattgtgacaggcctagtggAGTTACTGGAAGAAATTAGCTTTACAATAATATTCTCATTTGTTGAACGACTCTTATTGACATGATTAATGGGTCAGGTGCCAACGGGAGGAAATTGAGCAACAGGTGGAAATTTCAGCTGTTGAAGGCAGAATCCTGACTACGTTCTCCACCTGGGTAAGGCACGGAGAGCAGGGTGAAGTCGGCGTAGCGCTGCGCCTTGTCCACCTTCTCAGAGGACGTCACACTGCCAAGGCAACGACAACAGAAGACGTCAGTGACAACAACTCCGAGAACTGGGAATACGCTCCGATGCAAATGATGAGAAACTGGTGACATGCATGGCTGGTCAGCTGGAAGAAAACATACACTGGACGTAGAAAGTGAAACCATGCGACAGAGTTATTGAGAAAAGCGGCTTACTTCAGGCCGAACTTGACCTTCTTGTTCTCCACCATGAGGTCACAGATGTAGCGAACCGAGAGGTAGCGGAGCAGCTTGATGTCGTGACCTCGAACTTTGTCGAAGAGCTGGGACTCGCCGTTCCTGAGCAGCAGGAGAAACGGCAGCAGTTCATGAAGCGAACCTGAGAGAGCCCCTCACTAAGGTCAGACTGAGGTCAGACAATAAGGTGCTGTCGTCACCTGACTGCTGGGTCGTCCTCGGGAACCTCCTCTGGCTCGGTCCAGGTGTCGTCGCTGccccctgcagacacacaccGGGAAGGGTTGGATGCTAAAAGGCTAAAGTCTAGGGAGCAAAAGTCTGCAAGGTTTCTCATGAAACGGCAGAAGAAGAAATGACTGAAGGCGACTTTCAGTGGTTAAAACatggaggaacagctgctccTACTCACAGCTGAAATCTGAACTGACTATCTGTCTGCAGAACTTCCCCTTTTGAGTTATTTGAGTtaagctgcattttatttaggctgctgttgtttttttttttttacctgagaAGATGTAGTTGTAGCCCGTCCGCCCATACAGCTCCCCCCAACCTGCCAGGGTGGCTGAGCGGCAAATGTGCTGCAGGGAGGAAAACAGACCTGATCAGACGAGAACACATCTGGACAACAgcagctgattattttttttagggggTATCAGAGGAATTGGGGCTGAACTCTTAACGAGCTGCAGACTGCTTTGCttggaaagaaagcaaaaaacaaataaataaataaaaaaaacttgttttcagCAAGAGAACAGTGAAGAAATATTCAGAAACAATGTTCATAACCTATACCAgagtggaagagaaaaaaatcagagaatGAACACATGAACAAACAGCTACTCTGCCTAGCAAC from the Xiphophorus maculatus strain JP 163 A chromosome 20, X_maculatus-5.0-male, whole genome shotgun sequence genome contains:
- the mtmr14 gene encoding myotubularin-related protein 14 isoform X1, which translates into the protein MMAASPSAAGGFTVSGLSVRKSEQIADLIDLFSKTQYRAKEVSPRVEAIEKRCLELFDRDYKYSIISNYSGEVCGHYPRQIVFLEYESTEVDRDRDRFESTVQISKLQDLVSRSKMARCRGRFVCPVILYNGKHICRSATLAGWGELYGRTGYNYIFSGGSDDTWTEPEEVPEDDPAVRNGESQLFDKVRGHDIKLLRYLSVRYICDLMVENKKVKFGLNVTSSEKVDKAQRYADFTLLSVPYPGCEFFKDYKDRDYTAEGLVFNWNQDFVDAPLTIPARFSQNLNIDWTRYQSWDLVEQTQNYLKLLLHIINSDDDSGLLVHCISGWDRTPLFVSLLRLSLWADGAVHANLEPAEILYLTIAYDWFLFGHMLPDRLSKGEEIFFFCFNFLKHIVSEKFSAVRKQRRKNSHFKDSDFTVEDLCRLRSRDRGSITSLSSDFSLITEELAGASCPNADPVDLFSGQPQASSGRKAPASSPPMVSWCKQNPLDETLSHPANEAKSSSSSSSNQSDHGITRSGSSPLAVPTRGLAAEFSRSGSSLSTEYGSWQIVSGCGSIHDHGHISQPMASVSSNSSAVTSAYDSPLPFSFQDEGPSGRMCSLPSERQARLEAVREIFLAAYSSTVGLRSSAPSPSGAISGLLEQFARGVGLRGSNAIV
- the mtmr14 gene encoding myotubularin-related protein 14 isoform X2; the protein is MMAASPSAAGGFTVSGLSVRKSEQIADLIDLFSKTQYRAKEVSPRVEAIEKRCLELFDRDYKYSIISNYSGEVCGHYPRQIVFLEYESTEVDRDRDRFESTVQISKLQDLVSRSKMARCRGRFVCPVILYNGKHICRSATLAGWGELYGRTGYNYIFSGGSDDTWTEPEEVPEDDPAVRNGESQLFDKVRGHDIKLLRYLSVRYICDLMVENKKVKFGLNVTSSEKVDKAQRYADFTLLSVPYPGCEFFKDYKDRDYTAEGLVFNWNQDFVDAPLTIPARFSQNLNIDWTRYQSWDLVEQTQNYLKLLLHIINSDDDSGLLVHCISGWDRTPLFVSLLRLSLWADGAVHANLEPAEILYLTIAYDWFLFGHMLPDRLSKGEEIFFFCFNFLKHIVSEKFSAVRKQRRKNSHFKDSDFTVEDLCRLRSRDRGSITSLSSDFSLITEELAGASCPNADPVDLFSGQPQASSGRKAPASSPPMVSWCKQNPLDETLSHPANEAKSSSSSSSNQSDHGITRSGSSPLAVPTRGCSLPSERQARLEAVREIFLAAYSSTVGLRSSAPSPSGAISGLLEQFARGVGLRGSNAIV